From a single Streptomyces rubradiris genomic region:
- the gndA gene encoding NADP-dependent phosphogluconate dehydrogenase, with the protein MSTSAQIGVTGLAVMGRNLARNFARNGYTVAVHNRTVSRTKALVEEFGQEGDFVAAETAEEFVAALERPRRLVVMVKAGEPTDAVIQEFAPLLEPGDMIIDGGNAHFADTRRRERELRERGIHFVGAGISGGEEGALHGPSIMPGGSVESYQSLGPMLEKISAKAADGAPCVTHVGPDGAGHFVKMVHNGIEYADMQLIGEAYQLLRDVAGYSPAQIADIFRTWNTGRLDSYLIEITAEVLSHVDAATGKPFVDVVVDQAEQKGTGRWTVQIALDLGVPVSGIAEAVFARSLSGHAALRSASRDLAGPQPSALSEPEAAAFADRVEQALYASKIVSYTQGFHEIAAGSEEYGWDIDLGAVASIWRGGCIIRAAFLDRIRAAYDARPDLPSLLSDETFAREIADAQDDWREVQIAAVRQGVATPGFAAALAYYDGLRSPRLPAALTQGQRDFFGAHTYRRVDREGAFHTLWGGDRGEVTA; encoded by the coding sequence ATGAGCACTTCAGCGCAGATCGGTGTCACGGGCCTCGCGGTGATGGGCCGCAACCTCGCACGGAACTTCGCGCGCAACGGCTACACGGTCGCCGTGCACAACCGTACGGTGTCGCGTACGAAGGCGCTGGTGGAGGAGTTCGGGCAGGAGGGCGACTTCGTCGCGGCCGAGACCGCCGAGGAGTTCGTGGCGGCGCTGGAGCGCCCCCGCCGTCTGGTCGTCATGGTCAAGGCGGGCGAGCCGACGGACGCGGTGATCCAGGAGTTCGCCCCGCTGCTGGAGCCCGGTGACATGATCATCGACGGGGGCAACGCACACTTCGCGGACACCCGGCGCCGGGAGCGGGAGCTGCGCGAGCGGGGCATCCACTTCGTCGGCGCGGGCATCTCCGGCGGCGAGGAGGGCGCGCTGCACGGACCGAGCATCATGCCGGGCGGGTCCGTGGAGTCGTACCAGTCGCTGGGCCCGATGCTGGAGAAGATCTCGGCGAAGGCCGCGGACGGCGCGCCGTGCGTGACGCACGTGGGCCCCGACGGTGCCGGGCACTTCGTGAAGATGGTCCACAACGGCATCGAGTACGCCGACATGCAGCTGATCGGGGAGGCGTACCAGCTGCTGCGCGATGTCGCCGGGTACTCCCCCGCGCAGATCGCGGACATCTTCCGCACCTGGAACACGGGCCGGCTGGACTCGTACCTGATCGAGATCACCGCCGAGGTGCTGTCCCACGTGGACGCGGCCACCGGCAAGCCGTTCGTGGACGTGGTGGTGGACCAGGCCGAGCAGAAGGGCACCGGCCGCTGGACCGTGCAGATCGCGCTGGACCTGGGCGTCCCGGTGTCCGGCATCGCCGAGGCGGTGTTCGCCCGGTCCCTGTCCGGGCACGCGGCGCTGCGGTCCGCCTCGCGGGACCTGGCCGGACCGCAGCCCTCCGCGCTGAGCGAACCGGAGGCCGCCGCCTTCGCCGACCGGGTGGAACAGGCGCTGTACGCCTCCAAGATCGTGTCGTACACCCAGGGCTTCCACGAGATCGCGGCCGGCAGCGAGGAGTACGGCTGGGACATCGACCTCGGCGCGGTGGCCTCCATCTGGCGGGGCGGCTGCATCATCCGCGCCGCTTTCCTGGACCGCATCCGCGCGGCCTACGACGCCCGGCCCGACCTGCCGAGCCTGCTCTCGGACGAGACGTTCGCCCGCGAGATCGCCGACGCGCAGGACGACTGGCGGGAGGTGCAGATCGCGGCGGTACGGCAGGGAGTGGCGACGCCCGGCTTCGCGGCGGCCCTGGCGTACTACGACGGCCTGCGCTCCCCGCGCCTGCCAGCGGCGCTGACCCAGGGCCAGCGGGACTTCTTCGGCGCGCACACCTACCGCAGGGTGGACCGCGAGGGGGCGTTCCACACGCTGTGGGGCGGGGACCGCGGCGAGGTCACGGCATAG